One window of the Archangium primigenium genome contains the following:
- a CDS encoding response regulator transcription factor, with product MTSPLSGSAPTLLLVDDESVFRERLARAFRERGYEVTTAGSYEEGLALASRESPEMAVVDLRMPGRGGLELVRDLHALDGSTRIIVLTGYGSISTAVEAVKLGAFNYLPKPADVDDLLLAFSRGAGESSQVTEDFQPPSLARAEWEHIQRVLTDCGGNISEAARRLGLHRRSLQRKLQKYPPAQ from the coding sequence ATGACGAGCCCGTTATCCGGCTCCGCGCCCACGCTCCTGCTCGTGGACGACGAGAGCGTGTTCCGCGAGCGCCTGGCCCGGGCCTTCCGCGAGCGGGGCTACGAGGTGACCACCGCCGGCTCCTACGAGGAGGGCCTCGCCCTGGCCTCGCGCGAGTCGCCGGAGATGGCGGTGGTGGACCTGCGCATGCCCGGGCGCGGCGGCCTGGAGCTGGTGCGGGACCTGCACGCGCTCGACGGCTCCACGCGCATCATCGTCCTCACCGGCTACGGCAGCATCTCCACGGCGGTGGAGGCGGTGAAGCTGGGCGCCTTCAACTACCTGCCCAAGCCCGCGGACGTGGATGATCTGCTGCTCGCCTTCTCGCGGGGGGCGGGCGAGTCCTCCCAGGTGACCGAGGACTTCCAGCCTCCCTCGCTCGCACGCGCGGAGTGGGAGCACATCCAGCGCGTGCTCACCGACTGTGGGGGCAACATCTCCGAGGCCGCCCGGCGCCTGGGCCTGCACCGCCGGTCCTTGCAGCGCAAACTCCAGAAGTACCCACCGGCCCAGTAG
- a CDS encoding PAS domain S-box protein → MMQERERQAVERMFPGGGEMGARMRAHDWSATPLGPVSTWPRELRTVVGMVLANHFPMNLLWGPDLLQLYNDAYVPLMGDKHPHHLAQPCRVTWAEIWPQVGPRFDRVLTTGISATHQQTQLFLHRHGFLEESYFTDSYAPLWGESGQVEGVLVTVVENTETLLAERRLRALKDLAAETVGVRTWSEARGRVGEVLGRNPLDVPFALLYLVEDAGRSAELSLAVGMSPGERASPARVALEAPPPGEPWPLADVLLGGEVRLENLEARLGPLPGGPWPETPREALVLPLRDGERSCCSGVLVLGASPRLRLDAAYQDYLRLMARQVSTVLARCVAEEARSAAHQRATDILESLGDAFLAVDRDWRLTHVNSNLERLTKLDRERMLGQRLWDLWPGLEQPPLNFWSEYQRSMRERVPVRFLDAFAGHDIWTETRGFPTPDGGLSVFIRDVSEQKRAEAERDRIFNRSRDLLCEVDFTGLFRRVNPAWSQVLGWSEAELLRMGYQDILHPESLDTCAEHMRTLGRGEAVMNVDVRLRHVDGSYRWLSWNVTPEPNKELVSAVGRDVTEARRAAEAQRQRSDFEKQLIGIVSHDLRNPLGAISLGAQALLRREVLDAAATRAVVRILSVSERATRLVRDLLDFTQARLGGGLPIQVRTLDFHVLTRQALDEVQMGFPERDFRLEQRGDGRGEWDGDRISQLLTNLVTNAAKYSPAPSSVSVSTRGEGDGMVLEVHNQGMPIAPELRTRLFQPLQRGQGQNASAARSVGLGLYIVKHIVDAHGGAIEVRSTDEEGTTFTVRLPRHPPGKSP, encoded by the coding sequence ATGATGCAAGAGCGGGAACGGCAGGCCGTCGAGCGCATGTTTCCGGGCGGCGGCGAGATGGGCGCCCGGATGCGTGCCCACGACTGGTCCGCCACGCCCCTGGGCCCGGTGAGCACCTGGCCCCGGGAATTGCGCACCGTGGTGGGCATGGTGCTCGCCAATCACTTCCCCATGAACCTGTTGTGGGGCCCGGACCTCCTCCAGCTCTACAACGACGCCTACGTCCCGCTCATGGGGGACAAGCACCCGCATCACCTGGCCCAGCCGTGCCGCGTGACGTGGGCGGAGATCTGGCCCCAGGTGGGCCCCCGCTTCGATCGCGTGCTCACCACGGGCATCTCCGCCACGCACCAGCAGACGCAACTGTTCCTGCACCGCCACGGCTTCCTCGAGGAGAGCTACTTCACCGACTCCTACGCGCCCCTGTGGGGCGAGAGCGGCCAGGTGGAGGGCGTGCTCGTCACCGTGGTGGAGAACACGGAGACCCTGCTCGCCGAGCGGCGGCTGCGCGCCCTCAAGGACCTGGCGGCGGAGACCGTGGGCGTGCGCACCTGGAGCGAGGCCCGTGGCCGCGTGGGCGAGGTGCTCGGGCGCAACCCCTTGGACGTGCCCTTCGCGCTGCTGTACCTCGTGGAGGACGCGGGCCGGAGCGCCGAGCTGTCCCTGGCGGTGGGGATGAGCCCCGGCGAGCGGGCGAGCCCCGCGCGGGTCGCCCTGGAGGCGCCCCCCCCCGGAGAGCCCTGGCCCCTGGCCGATGTCCTCCTGGGCGGCGAGGTGCGTCTGGAAAACCTGGAGGCCCGGCTGGGTCCCTTGCCCGGAGGCCCCTGGCCGGAGACCCCGCGCGAGGCGCTGGTGCTGCCGCTGCGGGATGGCGAGCGGTCGTGTTGCTCGGGGGTGCTCGTGCTGGGCGCCTCGCCCCGGCTGCGCCTGGACGCGGCCTACCAGGACTACTTGCGGCTGATGGCCCGGCAGGTGTCCACCGTGCTCGCGCGGTGCGTGGCGGAGGAGGCCCGGAGCGCGGCCCACCAGCGCGCCACCGACATCCTCGAGTCCCTGGGCGATGCCTTCCTCGCGGTGGACCGTGACTGGCGGCTCACGCACGTGAACTCCAACCTGGAGCGGCTCACGAAGCTCGACCGCGAGCGGATGCTGGGCCAGCGGCTGTGGGACCTCTGGCCGGGCCTGGAGCAGCCTCCGCTCAACTTCTGGTCGGAGTACCAGCGGAGCATGCGCGAGCGCGTGCCCGTGCGCTTCCTCGATGCCTTCGCCGGCCACGACATCTGGACGGAGACGCGGGGCTTTCCCACGCCGGACGGCGGGCTGTCCGTGTTCATCCGCGACGTGAGCGAGCAGAAGCGCGCCGAGGCCGAGCGCGACCGCATCTTCAACCGCTCGAGGGATCTGCTGTGCGAGGTGGACTTCACCGGGCTCTTCCGGCGCGTCAACCCCGCGTGGAGCCAGGTGCTCGGCTGGAGCGAGGCGGAGCTCTTGCGCATGGGCTACCAGGACATCCTGCACCCCGAGAGCCTGGACACGTGCGCGGAGCACATGCGCACGCTGGGCCGGGGCGAGGCGGTGATGAACGTGGACGTGCGCCTGCGGCACGTAGATGGCTCCTACCGCTGGCTGTCCTGGAACGTCACGCCCGAGCCGAACAAGGAATTGGTGTCCGCGGTGGGCCGGGACGTGACCGAGGCCCGGCGCGCGGCCGAGGCGCAGCGCCAGCGCTCGGACTTCGAGAAGCAGCTCATCGGCATCGTCAGCCACGACCTGCGCAACCCCCTGGGCGCCATCTCCCTGGGGGCCCAGGCGCTGCTGCGGCGCGAGGTGCTGGACGCGGCGGCCACGCGGGCCGTGGTGCGCATCCTCTCCGTCTCCGAGCGCGCCACGCGCCTGGTGCGCGACCTGCTCGACTTCACCCAGGCCCGGCTCGGGGGCGGGCTGCCCATCCAGGTCCGGACACTGGACTTCCACGTCCTCACCCGTCAGGCGCTCGACGAGGTGCAGATGGGCTTTCCCGAGCGGGACTTCCGCCTGGAGCAGCGGGGGGACGGGCGCGGCGAGTGGGATGGCGATCGCATCTCCCAGCTGCTCACCAACCTGGTGACCAACGCGGCGAAGTACAGCCCCGCGCCCTCCTCCGTCTCGGTGAGCACGCGGGGCGAGGGGGACGGCATGGTGCTCGAGGTGCACAACCAGGGCATGCCCATCGCCCCGGAGCTCCGGACGCGGCTCTTCCAACCCCTGCAGCGCGGCCAGGGCCAGAACGCGTCGGCCGCGCGCAGCGTGGGGCTCGGGCTCTACATCGTGAAGCACATCGTGGACGCCCACGGCGGCGCCATCGAGGTGCGCTCCACGGACGAGGAGGGGACGACCTTCACCGTCCGTCTGCCCCGGCACCCGCCCGGCAAGTCGCCCTGA
- a CDS encoding SDR family NAD(P)-dependent oxidoreductase, which yields MDLQLTQKTALVTSATAGIGLEIARTLAVEGAEVLITGRARAKLDQAVADIRASGGQRIRGVLADAASAEGAALIQKEVGAVDILVNNLGIYESKPFAEISDEDWLSFFKVNVMSGVRLARAYFPGMLQRDWGRVIFISSESALTIPSDMIHYATTKTAQLSISRGLANLTKGTKVTVNSVLPGPTHSEGIVDFLRSVSSEPQAPAEKIVAEFFAKHRASSLLQRMIEPQEIASLVAYLASPLAAATNGAVLRAEGGLVTTLS from the coding sequence ATGGACCTGCAACTGACCCAGAAGACCGCGCTCGTCACCAGCGCCACGGCGGGCATCGGCCTGGAGATCGCGCGCACGCTCGCGGTGGAGGGCGCCGAGGTGCTCATCACCGGCCGCGCGCGGGCCAAGCTCGACCAGGCGGTGGCGGACATCCGCGCCTCCGGAGGCCAGCGCATCCGGGGCGTGCTCGCGGACGCGGCGAGCGCCGAGGGCGCGGCCCTCATCCAGAAGGAAGTGGGCGCGGTCGACATCCTGGTGAACAACCTGGGCATCTACGAGAGCAAGCCCTTCGCCGAGATCTCGGATGAGGACTGGCTGTCCTTCTTCAAGGTCAACGTGATGAGCGGGGTGCGGCTGGCGCGCGCCTACTTCCCGGGCATGCTCCAGCGCGACTGGGGCCGCGTCATTTTCATCTCCAGCGAGTCGGCGCTCACCATCCCCTCGGACATGATCCACTACGCGACGACCAAGACGGCGCAGCTGTCCATCTCGCGAGGCCTGGCCAATCTGACCAAGGGCACGAAGGTGACGGTCAACTCGGTGCTGCCGGGCCCCACGCACTCCGAGGGCATCGTGGACTTCCTGCGCAGCGTGTCCAGCGAGCCCCAGGCCCCGGCCGAGAAGATCGTGGCCGAGTTCTTCGCCAAGCACCGCGCGTCCTCGCTCCTGCAGCGGATGATCGAGCCCCAGGAGATCGCGAGCCTGGTGGCCTACCTGGCCAGCCCCCTGGCCGCCGCGACGAACGGGGCGGTGCTCCGGGCCGAGGGCGGCCTCGTCACCACCCTCAGCTAA